A genome region from Variovorax paradoxus includes the following:
- a CDS encoding Bug family tripartite tricarboxylate transporter substrate binding protein, whose amino-acid sequence MKNFLVRLALALLAALSVDVQIHAATVDDYPSKTIRLVVPYPAGGIADKIAREVAEQLQQRLKQPVVVENRSGAAGNIGFDFVARQPADGYTLLLAPASNLTVQPALFRQLSYDLARDFTPVSLLVQTPQVLLVNPKLPVGNPRELIEYSKKNPGKVNYGISVGAYSHLAGELLKTQTGADFTAIPYQGSAPALNDLLAGQTQFIFNEVVTAIPFVKAGTLKPLAVAYRTRAPWLPDVPTTAEAGLPDFEVTSWYGVVVRSGTPAPLVQRLSRELRDIVQADGFRKRYDDIGAFTVGNTPEEFGRFIQAETVKWTAVVKQAGIQPN is encoded by the coding sequence ATGAAGAACTTCCTTGTCCGCCTGGCGCTTGCGCTGCTTGCCGCACTTTCCGTCGACGTGCAGATTCACGCGGCCACCGTCGACGACTACCCCAGCAAGACCATTCGCCTCGTCGTGCCGTATCCGGCCGGCGGCATCGCCGACAAGATCGCGCGCGAAGTCGCCGAGCAGCTCCAGCAGCGCCTGAAACAGCCGGTGGTGGTCGAGAACCGCAGCGGCGCGGCCGGCAACATCGGCTTCGATTTCGTGGCGCGGCAGCCTGCCGACGGCTACACGCTGCTGCTCGCACCGGCGTCCAACCTCACGGTGCAGCCCGCGCTGTTCAGGCAGCTGAGCTATGACCTCGCGCGCGACTTCACGCCGGTGTCGCTGCTGGTGCAGACGCCGCAGGTGCTGCTGGTGAACCCGAAGCTGCCCGTCGGCAATCCGCGCGAACTCATCGAGTACTCGAAGAAGAACCCCGGCAAGGTCAACTACGGCATCAGCGTGGGTGCGTATTCGCACCTGGCGGGCGAGTTGCTGAAGACGCAGACTGGCGCCGACTTCACCGCCATTCCCTACCAGGGCAGCGCGCCGGCCCTCAACGACCTGCTTGCGGGCCAGACCCAGTTCATCTTCAACGAGGTGGTCACCGCCATTCCCTTCGTGAAGGCCGGCACGCTCAAGCCGCTGGCCGTGGCCTACCGCACGCGTGCCCCGTGGCTGCCCGACGTGCCCACCACGGCCGAGGCAGGCCTGCCGGACTTCGAGGTCACCTCGTGGTACGGCGTGGTGGTGCGCAGCGGCACGCCCGCGCCGCTGGTGCAGCGCCTGTCGCGCGAACTGCGCGACATCGTGCAGGCGGACGGGTTCAGGAAGCGCTACGACGACATCGGCGCCTTCACCGTGGGCAACACGCCCGAGGAGTTCGGCCGCTTCATCCAGGCCGAGACCGTGAAGTGGACCGCCGTAGTAAAACAGGCGGGCATCCAGCCCAACTGA
- a CDS encoding alpha/beta fold hydrolase, with protein MTGTSTSAAGHAAPSNYYRPGRLLRALRFGLTTSQRLWPALGVRAAYRLFGTPLPPKWLYRGQGPGAEWRREAWAFEDASVGIYHLAAQDSGAESAPVVLLVHGWGGHAGQMLPLAQAVAAAGLRPVLLELPAHGRSAGTMSNSPQFARAIAYVAARLAADGHALRAAVAHSLGANGLALAAARGLPAERLVLLAPPASPREYTRYFAHTFGLSEATRLAMQRRLESREGVLMAQLEPAAVGPRIAQPTLIVHDREDRVNRFADAEAYRDAIGSARLVATQGWGHRRILKEAAVLAHVAGFVTSPAS; from the coding sequence ATGACCGGCACTTCCACATCCGCTGCGGGCCACGCCGCGCCATCGAACTACTACCGGCCCGGCCGGCTGCTGCGCGCACTGCGCTTCGGCCTGACCACATCGCAGCGCCTGTGGCCCGCGCTGGGCGTGCGCGCGGCTTACCGGCTGTTCGGCACGCCGTTGCCGCCGAAGTGGCTGTACCGCGGGCAAGGCCCCGGCGCCGAATGGCGGCGCGAGGCCTGGGCCTTCGAGGACGCGAGCGTCGGCATCTACCACCTGGCCGCGCAGGACTCCGGTGCCGAGTCGGCGCCCGTGGTGCTGCTGGTGCACGGCTGGGGCGGGCACGCCGGGCAGATGCTGCCCTTGGCACAGGCCGTGGCGGCGGCAGGCCTGCGGCCGGTGCTGCTCGAACTGCCGGCGCACGGCCGCAGTGCGGGCACCATGAGCAACTCGCCGCAGTTCGCGCGTGCCATCGCCTATGTCGCGGCCCGGCTCGCGGCCGACGGCCATGCGCTGCGCGCAGCCGTTGCGCATTCGCTGGGCGCCAACGGCCTGGCGCTGGCCGCGGCGCGAGGGCTGCCCGCCGAACGGCTGGTACTGCTGGCGCCGCCCGCGTCGCCGCGCGAATACACGCGCTATTTCGCCCACACCTTCGGACTCAGCGAAGCCACGCGGCTGGCGATGCAGCGGCGCCTCGAGTCGCGCGAAGGCGTGCTGATGGCGCAGCTCGAGCCGGCGGCGGTGGGCCCGCGCATCGCGCAGCCCACGCTGATCGTGCATGACCGCGAAGACCGCGTGAACCGCTTCGCCGATGCCGAGGCCTACCGCGATGCGATCGGCAGCGCGCGGCTCGTTGCCACGCAGGGCTGGGGACATCGCCGCATCCTCAAGGAGGCCGCGGTGCTGGCGCATGTCGCAGGCTTCGTGACGTCGCCTGCGTCCTGA
- a CDS encoding CPBP family intramembrane glutamic endopeptidase: MVSSASLLLGYLLFILPAGLLALVLLVALPRALAGARLGVHILFFIFARDAMSPAGFWQLGAGSMRLTAPAPILLALAGMSAALFVGVARLERATWCKSLRIGAALLWGTAGAAVITVVAAALKAAAGLPSLPVPDASTLVPVLVFALLGNAYEELLFRGMLQQRLMARMTAGRAAIVSGALFSLCHAWLAMFVTRTGLPVLVFTLIEGVVAGLVYGRAGLPAAALAHGLAIFALAIGVY; the protein is encoded by the coding sequence ATGGTTTCTTCTGCTTCGTTGCTGCTCGGCTACCTCCTTTTCATTCTGCCAGCGGGCCTGCTCGCCCTGGTGCTGTTGGTGGCCCTCCCGCGCGCGCTCGCGGGCGCGCGCCTCGGGGTGCACATCCTGTTCTTCATCTTCGCGCGCGACGCGATGAGCCCCGCGGGCTTCTGGCAGCTGGGTGCCGGGTCGATGCGGCTCACGGCGCCTGCGCCCATACTGCTTGCGCTGGCAGGCATGTCGGCCGCGCTTTTCGTGGGCGTGGCGCGGCTCGAGCGCGCGACGTGGTGCAAGAGCCTGCGGATCGGCGCGGCCTTGCTGTGGGGCACTGCGGGCGCGGCCGTCATCACCGTCGTGGCCGCTGCGCTGAAGGCTGCGGCGGGGCTGCCCTCGTTGCCGGTGCCGGATGCCTCGACGCTCGTGCCGGTGCTCGTCTTCGCCTTGCTTGGCAATGCGTATGAAGAGCTTCTGTTCCGCGGCATGCTTCAGCAGCGGCTGATGGCCCGCATGACGGCGGGGCGCGCGGCCATCGTGTCGGGGGCGCTGTTCAGCCTGTGCCATGCGTGGCTCGCGATGTTCGTCACGCGGACGGGCCTGCCGGTGCTGGTGTTCACGCTGATCGAAGGCGTGGTGGCGGGGCTCGTGTACGGGCGTGCCGGTCTGCCCGCCGCGGCGCTGGCGCATGGCCTGGCCATCTTCGCGCTGGCCATCGGCGTCTATTGA
- a CDS encoding rhodanese-like domain-containing protein yields the protein MSEPRTKTIAPAELMALLLAEAPEPAEPPAAPAGELALLDVRETRWFVQRHPNLARNLPLSVLELQAGAFVPRRSTPVVLYDDHGAHDGAAQAAAAVLARLGYTDVRTLDGGLQRWVTEGLPSIDGYGTLVKAFGDRARLHYGTPGLPVDALRARQRGGRPTTLVDARPRAEFEFLSLPGALNHAGTELALRRFDAAATAGAESPGHLWAINCFSRTRGIVGATTLRLLGRAPEAVFVEDGVMDWGLQGAPTVQNAAPQDELPPESAPVLRGLADDLIARFGLPVADAAQLARWRDDDSRTLYVFDVRPAADPALARTGVRQVPGGQLLMHFENLVGTRGARIVLVDDAAHRLRAAITAFWLVQLNQAEVYVCEGEPTAGLFPGPAPAPAGDAPPPLDADALAQLRRNGAVTVIDVGPSLDYERGHLPGALYMLPASLAPLAPHAVAGRTLVFTSPDGALAARVARDAQQRWPDSGAIFAWLQGGTQGWKDSGRPLAAAFVPAQLLTPFDDDWGSVMRVFGPRRDAAWADYLAWERALSPRVVQDPSVRFRFFALSAREPGKDPAARS from the coding sequence ATGAGCGAGCCCCGCACGAAGACCATCGCGCCCGCCGAGCTGATGGCGCTGCTGCTGGCTGAAGCCCCGGAACCCGCAGAACCTCCGGCTGCGCCTGCAGGCGAGCTCGCACTGCTCGACGTGCGCGAGACGCGCTGGTTCGTGCAGCGCCACCCCAACCTCGCGCGCAACCTGCCGCTCAGCGTGCTCGAGCTGCAGGCCGGCGCGTTCGTGCCGCGCCGCTCCACGCCGGTGGTGCTTTACGACGACCACGGCGCGCACGACGGGGCGGCGCAGGCGGCGGCCGCGGTGCTGGCGCGGCTGGGCTACACCGACGTGCGCACGCTCGACGGCGGCCTGCAGCGCTGGGTGACCGAAGGCCTGCCTTCCATCGACGGCTACGGCACGCTGGTCAAGGCCTTCGGCGACCGCGCCAGGCTGCACTACGGCACGCCGGGCCTGCCGGTCGACGCATTGCGCGCGCGCCAGCGCGGGGGCCGTCCGACCACGCTGGTCGATGCGCGGCCGCGTGCCGAGTTCGAATTTCTCTCGCTGCCCGGCGCGCTCAACCATGCGGGCACGGAGCTGGCGCTGCGCCGCTTCGATGCTGCGGCGACCGCAGGCGCAGAGAGTCCCGGCCACCTGTGGGCGATCAACTGCTTCAGCCGCACGCGCGGCATCGTCGGCGCGACCACGCTGCGGCTGCTCGGCCGCGCGCCCGAGGCGGTGTTCGTGGAGGACGGCGTGATGGACTGGGGCCTCCAGGGCGCGCCCACGGTGCAGAACGCCGCGCCGCAGGACGAACTGCCGCCCGAGTCGGCGCCCGTGCTGCGCGGCCTTGCCGACGACCTGATCGCGCGCTTCGGCCTGCCCGTGGCCGACGCGGCGCAACTGGCCCGCTGGCGCGACGACGACTCGCGCACACTCTACGTGTTCGACGTGCGTCCGGCCGCCGATCCGGCGCTGGCCCGCACCGGCGTGCGGCAGGTGCCTGGCGGCCAGTTGCTGATGCACTTCGAGAACCTGGTGGGAACGCGCGGCGCCCGCATCGTCCTGGTCGACGACGCAGCTCACCGCCTGCGCGCGGCCATCACCGCGTTCTGGCTCGTGCAGCTCAACCAGGCCGAGGTGTACGTCTGCGAGGGCGAGCCGACCGCCGGGCTGTTCCCTGGGCCGGCACCGGCGCCGGCCGGCGACGCGCCGCCTCCGCTCGATGCCGATGCGCTGGCCCAGTTGCGCAGGAACGGCGCGGTCACGGTGATCGACGTCGGCCCCAGCCTCGACTACGAGCGCGGTCACCTGCCGGGCGCGCTCTACATGCTGCCGGCCTCGCTGGCGCCGCTCGCGCCGCATGCCGTGGCCGGTCGCACGCTGGTGTTCACCTCGCCGGACGGCGCGCTGGCCGCCCGCGTGGCACGCGACGCGCAGCAGCGCTGGCCCGACTCGGGCGCGATATTCGCCTGGCTGCAGGGCGGAACGCAGGGCTGGAAGGATTCGGGCAGGCCGCTGGCCGCGGCCTTCGTGCCGGCCCAGCTCCTGACGCCTTTCGACGACGACTGGGGTTCGGTCATGCGCGTCTTCGGTCCGCGCCGCGATGCAGCCTGGGCCGACTACCTCGCGTGGGAACGCGCGCTGTCACCGCGGGTCGTGCAGGACCCGTCGGTGCGCTTCCGCTTCTTCGCGCTCAGCGCGCGGGAGCCGGGGAAGGATCCGGCAGCTCGATCTTGA
- a CDS encoding solute carrier family 23 protein codes for MFNWTERPASALANGAVIAPDERLPWLQTGAMGVQHVIAMFGATVLAPILMGFSPNIAILMSGIGTLIFFLVTGGKVPSYLGSSFAFIGVVIAASGYAGKGPNANIAVALGGIVACGVVYILIGAIVQAVGTGWIERFMPPVVTGAVVAVIGLNLASVPIKNMAASNFDSWMQAVTFLCVGLVAVFTRGMLQRLLILVGLILATVVYAVLTNLLGMGKPVDLSGIANAAWLGLPTFTAPVFTANAMLLIAPVAIILVAENLGHLKAVTAMTGRNLDRYMGRAFIGDGIATVVSGAAGGTGVTTYAENIGVMAATRIYSTAVFVVAAVIALVLGFSPKFGALIQAIPLPVMGGVSIVVFGLIAIAGAKIWVDNKVDFSQNRNLIVAAITLIIGTGDFTLKFGDFALGGIGTATFGAIILYALLGRSKN; via the coding sequence ATGTTCAACTGGACTGAACGGCCCGCGTCCGCGCTGGCCAACGGCGCGGTCATCGCGCCGGACGAGCGGCTGCCCTGGCTGCAGACCGGCGCCATGGGCGTGCAGCACGTGATCGCCATGTTCGGCGCCACGGTGCTGGCGCCGATCCTGATGGGGTTCAGCCCCAACATCGCGATCCTGATGAGCGGCATCGGCACGCTCATCTTCTTTCTCGTCACCGGCGGCAAGGTGCCCAGCTACCTGGGCTCGAGCTTCGCCTTCATCGGGGTGGTGATCGCGGCCAGCGGCTATGCGGGCAAGGGGCCCAACGCCAACATCGCGGTGGCGCTGGGCGGCATCGTGGCCTGCGGGGTGGTGTACATCCTGATCGGGGCCATCGTGCAGGCCGTCGGCACGGGCTGGATCGAGCGCTTCATGCCGCCCGTCGTCACGGGCGCGGTGGTGGCGGTGATCGGACTCAACCTGGCGAGCGTGCCGATCAAGAACATGGCCGCGAGCAACTTCGACTCGTGGATGCAGGCCGTGACCTTCCTGTGCGTGGGCCTGGTGGCGGTGTTCACGCGCGGCATGCTGCAGCGCCTGCTGATCCTGGTCGGGCTGATCCTGGCGACCGTGGTCTACGCGGTGCTGACCAACCTGCTGGGCATGGGCAAGCCGGTGGACCTGAGCGGCATCGCCAACGCGGCCTGGCTCGGCCTGCCGACCTTCACGGCGCCTGTGTTCACGGCCAACGCGATGCTGCTGATCGCCCCGGTGGCGATCATCCTGGTGGCGGAAAACCTGGGCCACCTGAAGGCGGTGACGGCCATGACGGGCCGCAACCTCGACCGCTACATGGGCCGGGCCTTCATCGGCGACGGCATCGCCACGGTGGTGAGCGGCGCGGCGGGCGGCACGGGCGTGACGACCTACGCCGAGAACATCGGCGTGATGGCGGCCACGCGCATCTACTCGACCGCGGTGTTCGTGGTGGCGGCCGTGATCGCGCTGGTGCTGGGCTTCAGCCCCAAGTTCGGCGCGCTGATCCAGGCGATTCCGCTGCCGGTGATGGGTGGCGTGAGCATCGTGGTGTTCGGCCTGATCGCCATTGCCGGCGCCAAGATCTGGGTCGACAACAAGGTCGACTTCTCGCAGAACCGGAACCTGATCGTGGCCGCCATCACGCTGATCATCGGCACGGGCGACTTCACGCTGAAGTTCGGCGACTTCGCTCTCGGCGGCATCGGGACCGCCACCTTCGGCGCGATCATCCTGTATGCGCTGCTCGGGCGCTCGAAGAACTGA
- the minD gene encoding septum site-determining protein MinD: MAKIVVVTSGKGGVGKTTTSASFASGLALAGKKTAVIDFDVGLRNLDLIMGCERRVVYDLINVIQGEANLSQALIKDKQCDNLFVLAASQTRDKEALTQDGVEKVLSDLAAMDFEYIVCDSPAGIETGAMMAMHFADEALIVTNPEVSSVRDSDRILGMLSSKTKRAKEGNEPIKEHLLITRYNPNRVAGGQMLSLEDIQDILRIKLIGVIPESESVLHASNQGVPAIHDKDTDVAQAYSDVVARFLGEERPMRFVDAEKPGFFKRIFGGK; the protein is encoded by the coding sequence ATGGCCAAAATTGTGGTGGTGACTTCGGGCAAGGGCGGCGTCGGCAAGACGACCACGAGCGCCAGCTTCGCGTCGGGCCTCGCGCTCGCCGGCAAGAAGACGGCGGTGATCGACTTCGACGTGGGCCTGCGCAACCTGGACCTGATCATGGGCTGCGAACGCCGCGTGGTGTACGACCTGATCAACGTCATCCAGGGCGAAGCCAACCTGAGCCAGGCGCTCATCAAGGACAAGCAGTGCGACAACCTGTTCGTGCTGGCGGCCTCGCAGACGCGCGACAAGGAAGCGCTCACCCAGGACGGCGTGGAAAAGGTGCTGAGCGACCTCGCCGCCATGGATTTCGAGTACATCGTGTGCGACTCGCCCGCCGGCATCGAGACCGGCGCCATGATGGCCATGCACTTCGCCGACGAGGCGCTGATCGTCACCAACCCCGAGGTCTCCTCGGTGCGCGACTCGGACCGCATCCTGGGCATGCTGAGCAGCAAGACCAAGCGCGCCAAGGAAGGCAACGAGCCCATCAAGGAGCACCTGCTGATCACCCGCTACAACCCGAACCGGGTGGCGGGCGGGCAGATGCTCTCGCTGGAAGACATCCAGGACATCCTGCGCATCAAGCTGATCGGCGTGATCCCCGAGTCGGAAAGCGTGCTGCATGCCTCCAACCAGGGCGTGCCCGCGATCCACGACAAGGACACCGACGTGGCGCAGGCCTACAGCGACGTGGTCGCGCGCTTCCTCGGCGAGGAGCGGCCCATGCGCTTCGTCGACGCCGAGAAGCCGGGCTTCTTCAAGCGGATTTTCGGAGGCAAGTAG
- a CDS encoding TetR/AcrR family transcriptional regulator, producing MDAKTQKSELTRAAIVGAAMNLALAEGLEAITLQAVASRLGLSKSGVFSRVGSREALQKAVIEEYGRGFLADVFVPAMQKPKGLPRLNEIVSRWIARTRDVEMHTGCLYMAGAFEFDDREGELRDVLFDEITRWRAALRRTVLLAIESGELKADTDPAQLVSELNGVMMAQLHDARFLRDPQAADRATQTWQRLLSSYLA from the coding sequence ATGGACGCCAAGACCCAGAAAAGCGAACTCACCCGCGCCGCCATCGTCGGTGCGGCAATGAATCTCGCGCTCGCCGAAGGCCTGGAGGCGATCACGCTGCAGGCCGTGGCCAGCCGGCTGGGGTTGTCCAAGAGCGGTGTGTTTTCGCGCGTGGGTTCGCGCGAGGCGCTGCAGAAGGCCGTCATCGAGGAATACGGCCGCGGCTTCCTCGCCGACGTGTTCGTGCCCGCCATGCAGAAGCCCAAGGGCCTGCCGCGGCTCAACGAGATCGTGTCGCGCTGGATCGCGCGAACGCGCGACGTCGAGATGCACACCGGCTGCCTCTACATGGCCGGTGCGTTCGAGTTCGACGACCGCGAGGGCGAGCTGCGCGACGTGCTGTTCGACGAGATCACGCGCTGGCGTGCCGCGCTGCGCCGCACCGTGCTGCTGGCCATCGAGAGCGGCGAGCTCAAGGCCGACACCGACCCCGCGCAGCTGGTCAGCGAGCTCAACGGCGTGATGATGGCCCAGCTGCACGACGCACGCTTCCTGCGCGACCCGCAGGCCGCCGACCGCGCCACGCAGACCTGGCAGCGGCTTCTTTCCAGCTACCTCGCCTGA
- the minE gene encoding cell division topological specificity factor MinE, whose amino-acid sequence MSFLSFLLGEKKKTASVAKERLQIILAHERSSLSGKKRPDYLPELQRELVAVISKYVSINAEDIKVHLETQDNLEVLDIKIELPDPSPAPAR is encoded by the coding sequence ATGTCCTTTCTCTCGTTCCTGCTGGGCGAAAAGAAGAAGACTGCCAGCGTCGCGAAGGAGCGGCTGCAGATCATCCTCGCGCACGAGCGGTCCAGCCTCAGCGGCAAGAAGCGCCCCGACTACCTGCCCGAACTCCAGCGCGAGCTGGTGGCGGTGATCTCGAAGTACGTGTCGATCAACGCGGAAGACATCAAGGTTCACCTGGAGACCCAGGACAACCTCGAGGTGCTCGACATCAAGATCGAGCTGCCGGATCCTTCCCCGGCTCCCGCGCGCTGA
- a CDS encoding fatty acid desaturase codes for MTSTTSTAAPLARKTAERQHWWWHFEVPTLLLAAALYMAWAALLWWHAAVPGWALFIIGGFLAQLHFSLQHESIHAMRHLPKWLRHAVVWPPLNLWLPYPFYNRGHSAHHVNFHLTHPERDNESAYHSAPAWEGYGPVWRWIYMANQTIAFRVVLGPFLRLWKLVRFEAGQVLSGNFSRLPTWLWHALSAAPVLYYVTAVCGMGFGEYLLYFVYPGMMLGSLRTFTEHRWADTPHERVAIVESNLLFGLLYLYNNLHHVHHRAPTMPWYEIPVYFRQNRAAVLAANGNFYYRGYGEIVRRHLLRPVFTPVHPTW; via the coding sequence ATGACTTCGACCACTTCGACAGCCGCGCCCCTTGCCCGGAAGACAGCCGAGCGCCAGCATTGGTGGTGGCACTTCGAGGTGCCCACGCTGCTGCTGGCCGCCGCGCTCTACATGGCGTGGGCCGCGCTGCTGTGGTGGCATGCGGCGGTGCCGGGCTGGGCCCTTTTCATCATCGGCGGCTTTCTCGCGCAGCTGCATTTCTCGCTGCAGCACGAGAGCATCCATGCGATGCGGCACCTGCCGAAATGGCTGCGGCACGCGGTGGTGTGGCCGCCGCTGAACCTGTGGCTGCCGTATCCCTTCTACAACCGCGGCCACAGCGCGCACCACGTCAACTTCCATCTCACGCATCCGGAGCGCGACAACGAGAGCGCCTACCACTCTGCGCCCGCGTGGGAGGGCTATGGCCCGGTGTGGCGATGGATCTACATGGCCAACCAGACGATCGCGTTCCGCGTGGTGCTGGGGCCGTTCCTGCGGCTGTGGAAGCTGGTCCGCTTCGAGGCCGGGCAGGTGCTGTCGGGCAACTTCTCGCGCCTTCCGACATGGCTGTGGCATGCGCTGAGCGCAGCGCCGGTGCTGTACTACGTGACGGCCGTGTGCGGCATGGGCTTCGGCGAGTACCTGCTGTACTTCGTGTACCCCGGCATGATGCTGGGCTCGCTGCGCACCTTCACGGAACACCGCTGGGCCGACACGCCGCACGAGCGCGTGGCCATCGTCGAGTCGAACCTGCTGTTCGGGCTGCTGTACCTCTACAACAACCTGCACCATGTGCATCACCGCGCGCCGACCATGCCGTGGTACGAGATCCCGGTGTACTTCCGCCAGAACCGCGCGGCGGTGCTCGCGGCCAACGGCAACTTCTACTACCGCGGCTACGGCGAGATCGTCCGGCGGCACCTGCTGCGGCCGGTGTTCACGCCGGTGCACCCCACCTGGTAG
- a CDS encoding hotdog fold thioesterase, protein MRIWKKEISVERLTLNHADTAVSRLGMEFLEVGDDFIRARCPVDERTRQPYGILHGGVSVVLAETLGSCGAHYSAPEGDRAVGLDINANHIRSVTSGWVIGTARPVHRGRTTQVWQIDLTNEAGELTCVSRITMAVLQPR, encoded by the coding sequence ATGCGTATCTGGAAAAAAGAGATCTCCGTCGAGCGGCTCACGCTCAACCACGCCGACACCGCCGTCTCCCGGCTGGGAATGGAGTTCCTGGAGGTGGGCGACGACTTCATCCGCGCCCGCTGCCCGGTCGACGAACGCACCCGCCAGCCCTACGGCATCCTGCACGGCGGCGTGTCGGTGGTGCTGGCCGAGACGCTGGGTTCCTGCGGCGCCCACTACTCGGCGCCCGAAGGCGACCGCGCCGTGGGCCTGGACATCAACGCCAACCACATCCGCTCGGTCACCAGCGGCTGGGTGATCGGCACCGCGCGGCCGGTGCACCGCGGCCGCACCACGCAGGTCTGGCAGATCGACCTGACCAACGAGGCCGGCGAACTGACCTGCGTGTCGCGCATCACGATGGCAGTGCTGCAGCCGCGCTGA
- a CDS encoding CysB family HTH-type transcriptional regulator encodes MNFQQLRSVREAVRCGFNLTEVAHTLHTSQPGVSRQIRELEEELGIELFVRAGKRLTGLTEPGGHVLPIIERMLMESSNLKHAGQEFVAQQSGLLSVAATHSQARYAMPVAVQEFRTQFPNVKLHLHQGSPKQIAQMLLDGEADVGIATEALGDYPQLVALPCYRWTHSVIVPPGHPLLDAPLTLDALTRYPLITYDTGFTGRSRIDEAFEQRGLQPNIVLAAMDADVIKTYVQLGLGVGIVAGVAYEAERDTQLRALDAGRLFGINLTKLAVRRGTYLRKYVYAFIESFAPTLTRAVVEKALGDEARAASHYEI; translated from the coding sequence ATGAACTTCCAACAACTGCGCTCGGTACGCGAGGCCGTTCGTTGCGGCTTCAACCTGACCGAAGTCGCCCATACCCTTCACACCTCGCAACCCGGCGTGAGCCGGCAGATCCGCGAACTCGAGGAAGAACTCGGCATCGAGCTCTTCGTGCGTGCCGGCAAGCGGCTCACCGGGCTCACCGAGCCCGGCGGCCACGTGCTGCCGATCATCGAGCGCATGCTGATGGAAAGCAGCAACCTCAAGCACGCGGGCCAGGAGTTCGTGGCGCAGCAGAGCGGCCTGCTCTCGGTGGCGGCCACGCACTCGCAGGCGCGCTATGCGATGCCGGTGGCTGTGCAGGAATTCCGCACGCAGTTCCCCAACGTGAAGCTGCACCTGCACCAGGGCTCGCCCAAGCAGATCGCGCAGATGCTGCTCGACGGCGAGGCCGACGTGGGCATCGCCACCGAGGCGCTCGGCGACTATCCGCAGCTGGTCGCCCTGCCCTGCTACCGCTGGACGCATTCGGTGATCGTGCCGCCGGGACACCCGCTGCTCGACGCACCGCTCACGCTCGATGCGCTCACGCGCTATCCGCTGATCACCTACGACACCGGCTTCACGGGCCGTTCGCGCATCGACGAGGCCTTCGAGCAGCGCGGGCTGCAGCCCAACATCGTGCTGGCCGCGATGGACGCCGACGTGATCAAGACCTACGTGCAGCTGGGCCTGGGCGTGGGCATCGTTGCCGGCGTGGCCTACGAGGCCGAGCGCGACACGCAGCTGCGTGCGCTCGATGCAGGGCGGCTGTTCGGCATCAATCTCACCAAGCTGGCGGTGCGGCGCGGAACCTACCTGCGCAAGTACGTGTATGCATTCATCGAGTCGTTCGCCCCCACGCTCACGCGGGCGGTGGTGGAAAAGGCGCTGGGCGACGAGGCCAGGGCCGCCTCTCACTACGAAATCTGA
- a CDS encoding RcnB family protein — MNTNSKSMAVAAAALAMCMAAGSAFAQDRRFDGRPGPGDHRYEQRDGRFDHRGPPGYRGNQDFRDGRQFDRRGFPQPHAEWRRGGRVPQEYRGRNYVVQDWRAYRLQQPPRGYQWVGVGGDFVLAAIATGVIANIIAGQ, encoded by the coding sequence ATGAACACCAACTCGAAAAGCATGGCCGTGGCCGCCGCGGCACTCGCAATGTGCATGGCCGCGGGGAGCGCCTTTGCACAAGACCGTCGCTTCGACGGCCGCCCCGGCCCTGGCGACCACCGCTACGAGCAGCGCGACGGCCGCTTCGACCACCGTGGCCCGCCGGGCTACCGTGGCAACCAGGATTTCCGCGACGGACGCCAGTTCGATCGCCGTGGTTTCCCGCAGCCGCACGCCGAATGGCGTCGCGGGGGTCGCGTGCCGCAGGAGTACCGTGGCCGCAACTACGTGGTGCAGGACTGGCGCGCCTACCGCCTGCAACAGCCGCCGCGCGGCTACCAGTGGGTGGGCGTGGGCGGGGACTTCGTGCTCGCGGCCATCGCCACCGGTGTGATCGCGAACATCATCGCCGGCCAGTAA